One Panicum virgatum strain AP13 chromosome 9K, P.virgatum_v5, whole genome shotgun sequence genomic region harbors:
- the LOC120647750 gene encoding S-locus-specific glycoprotein S13-like, with protein sequence MACQPRRLLAVAVAVAAVLTLATTLLASPSTSTNTADSLSFGSSFAGNETLISNSSVFELGFFTPEGGSGTYLGIWYHGIPEPTIVWVANRYLEVRGPWPPFKCTKLRQWSVPLAGGQLQVVDGNTVLWSSSAGNVTGSAARLLDTGNFVIIVKNTSSDDDESISWQSFDHPTDTLLPGMQLGLDLQSGVSTSLTARTSVTDPSPGQRSLISLSLAPASVTLFALLRFYPA encoded by the exons ATGGCATGTCAGCCTCGTCGCCTCCTTGCCGTTGctgttgccgtcgccgccgtcctcaCCCTCGCCACCACTCTCCTCGCCTCCCCCTCTACGTCCACCAACACCGCAGACAGCCTGTCTTTTGGCTCATCCTTCGCCGGCAACGAGACCCTCATCTCCAACAGCAGCGTCTTCGAGCTTGGCTTCTTCACGCCGGAGGGGGGCAGCGGCACGTATCTCGGCATCTGGTACCATGGAATCCCGGAGCCGACCATTGTTTGGGTCGCCAACCG ATATTTAGAAGTcagggggccatggccccctttCAAATGCACTAAGCTCCGCCAGTGGTCGGTTCCCCTGGCCGGCGGGCAGCTCCAGGTCGTGGACGGCAACACGGTGCTGTGGTCATCTTCGGCGGGCAATGTGACCGGCAGCGCCGCACGACTACTAGACACCGGCAATTTCGTGATCATCGTGAAGAACACAAGCTCCGACGATGATGAAAGCATATCCTGGCAGAGCTTTGATCACCCGACCGACACCCTGCTCCCCGGGATGCAGCTGGGACTGGATCTTCAGTCCGGCGTCAGCACAAGCCTCACTGCTCGGACAAGTGTGACTGATCCATCACCGG GTCAACGGAGTTTGATTTCACTGTCTCTGGCTCCAGCTTCAGTTACTCTGTTCGCATTGCTTCGCTTCTATCCCGCTTAG
- the LOC120650349 gene encoding B3 domain-containing protein Os03g0619600-like isoform X2: MARGDGSRMKKPCDCCKRYLDHLDEKNQPMSYFFRRMDANSKQSLIVPNRFVKRFAGKLSGRIKLESPNGTLHNVEVREQYDKTVLQRGWEAFVDANHVKENNFMLFRHIEKSRFEVLILESDGCEKVFPCAGVRNTPCIQERRLDSVDISSSYSHDTTESSGRQRFARCQRSSCSHRGRTANMTATSSSFEESGEDASSENTSFESDSLEIAPKADYVLSSRRYLSEAQRKKVIALIQEIKPEIAVFVSIMRKCNVQSSGPYLVISKEYALAHFPHETTYLTLQRPGKSKKWHPRFYIRNDRRVYMLRGQWLDFVRDNHVQEGDICLLLPAKTGRKFTLTVYLLRATETHSSGGSGTGLQRFGPCHGKSIKELASPVHIKEESIDGEHVSSESSMKEISDGSLNSNDSGGPCDPPYIVPGKSCLSRSQKKIVETKVRSIQSEVPIYIVIMKSSSVVVSKQMLEFGAHYAAAYLPAREQTMVLQCNGKTWNTDMVIRNGSRLFLRGGWPKFVCDNGLRVGDICLFELKKNESKLTMEVHVISREEF, translated from the exons ATGGCTAGAGGTGATGGTTCCCGGATGAAGAAGCCCTGTGATTGTTGCAAAAGATACTTGGACCACTTGGATGAAAAGAATCAGCCTATGAGCTATTTCTTCAGGCGTATGGATGCTAATTCTAAACAGAGCCTA ATCGTGCCAAACAGGTTTGTGAAGCGTTTTGCAGGAAAGCTGTCAGGAAGAATCAAATTGGAATCTCCTAATGGTACTCTGCATAATGTTGAAGTCAGAGAGCAATATGATAAGACGGTGCTTCAACGTGGATGGGAGGCATTTGTTGATGCCaatcacgtaaaagagaataACTTCATGCTCTTTCGTCACATTGAGAAATCTCGTTTTGAGGTTCTGATTCTTGAATCCGATGGTTGTGAGAAAGTTTTTCCTTGTGCCGGAGTAAGAAACACCCCATGTATTCAAGAACGAAGGTTAGATTCAGTTGATATTTCAAGCAGCTATTCTCATGACACCACAGAATCATCTGGACGTCAAAGATTTGCGAGGTGTCAGAGGAGTAGCTGCAGTCACCGTGGAAGAACTGCAAATATGACTGCGACATCCTCATCATTCGAGGAGTCAG GAGAAGACGCTTCTTCTGAAAATACATCTTTTGAGTCTGATAGTCTTGAGATTGCACCAAAGGCTGACTATGTTTTATCAAGTAGAAGGTATCTATCTGAAGCACAAAGAAAGAAAGTAATTGCGCTTATCCAAGAAATCAAACCTGAAATCGCTGTTTTTGTATCAATCATGCGGAAGTGCAATGTTCAAAGCTCAGGTCCATACTTG GTTATATCTAAGGAATATGCATTGGCACATTTTCCACATGAAACCACATATCTCACACTTCAGAGGCCAGGCAAAAGCAAGAAGTGGCACCCCAGATTCTACATAAGAAATGACAGAAGAGTGTACATGCTTAGAGGGCAGTGGTTAGACTTTGTGCGTGACAATCATGTGCAGGAAGGGGATATATGCCTCCTCCTACCAGCAAAGACTGGGAGAAAATTCACGTTGACGGTCTATCTACTTCGTGCAACAGAAACTCATTCCAGTGGTGGAAGTGGAACTGGTTTACAAAGGTTTGGCCCATGCCATGGTAAATCAATTAAGGAGCTGGCTTCCCCAGTTCATATTAAGGAGGAGTCGATAGATG GAGAACATGTTTCCTCGGAGAGTAGCATGAAAGAAATTTCTGACGGATCCCTGAACAGCAATGACTCTGGAGGTCCTTGTGACCCTCCCTACATTGTACCAGGCAAGAGCTGTCTATCTCGATCTCAAAAGAAGATCGTTGAAACGAAAGTGCGATCCATCCAATCTGAAGTTCCCATTTACATAGTAATCATGAAGAGCTCCAGCGTTGTTGTCTCTAAGCAGATGCTA GAATTTGGTGCACACTATGCTGCTGCATATCTTCCGGCTAGAGAGCAAACCATGGTGCTCCAGTGCAACGGGAAGACGTGGAATACCGATATGGTGATTCGTAATGGCAGCAGGTTGTTTCTGCGTGGAGGTTGGCCCAAATTTGTTTGTGACAACGGTCTGCGAGTTGGTGACATCTGTCTGTTCGAACTGAAGAAGAACGAGAGCAAGCTTACCATGGAGGTCCATGTTATCTCCAGGGAGGAGTTTTAG
- the LOC120650349 gene encoding B3 domain-containing protein Os03g0619600-like isoform X1 → MQISVPMARGDGSRMKKPCDCCKRYLDHLDEKNQPMSYFFRRMDANSKQSLIVPNRFVKRFAGKLSGRIKLESPNGTLHNVEVREQYDKTVLQRGWEAFVDANHVKENNFMLFRHIEKSRFEVLILESDGCEKVFPCAGVRNTPCIQERRLDSVDISSSYSHDTTESSGRQRFARCQRSSCSHRGRTANMTATSSSFEESGEDASSENTSFESDSLEIAPKADYVLSSRRYLSEAQRKKVIALIQEIKPEIAVFVSIMRKCNVQSSGPYLVISKEYALAHFPHETTYLTLQRPGKSKKWHPRFYIRNDRRVYMLRGQWLDFVRDNHVQEGDICLLLPAKTGRKFTLTVYLLRATETHSSGGSGTGLQRFGPCHGKSIKELASPVHIKEESIDGEHVSSESSMKEISDGSLNSNDSGGPCDPPYIVPGKSCLSRSQKKIVETKVRSIQSEVPIYIVIMKSSSVVVSKQMLEFGAHYAAAYLPAREQTMVLQCNGKTWNTDMVIRNGSRLFLRGGWPKFVCDNGLRVGDICLFELKKNESKLTMEVHVISREEF, encoded by the exons ATGCAGATTTCAGTTCCAATGGCTAGAGGTGATGGTTCCCGGATGAAGAAGCCCTGTGATTGTTGCAAAAGATACTTGGACCACTTGGATGAAAAGAATCAGCCTATGAGCTATTTCTTCAGGCGTATGGATGCTAATTCTAAACAGAGCCTA ATCGTGCCAAACAGGTTTGTGAAGCGTTTTGCAGGAAAGCTGTCAGGAAGAATCAAATTGGAATCTCCTAATGGTACTCTGCATAATGTTGAAGTCAGAGAGCAATATGATAAGACGGTGCTTCAACGTGGATGGGAGGCATTTGTTGATGCCaatcacgtaaaagagaataACTTCATGCTCTTTCGTCACATTGAGAAATCTCGTTTTGAGGTTCTGATTCTTGAATCCGATGGTTGTGAGAAAGTTTTTCCTTGTGCCGGAGTAAGAAACACCCCATGTATTCAAGAACGAAGGTTAGATTCAGTTGATATTTCAAGCAGCTATTCTCATGACACCACAGAATCATCTGGACGTCAAAGATTTGCGAGGTGTCAGAGGAGTAGCTGCAGTCACCGTGGAAGAACTGCAAATATGACTGCGACATCCTCATCATTCGAGGAGTCAG GAGAAGACGCTTCTTCTGAAAATACATCTTTTGAGTCTGATAGTCTTGAGATTGCACCAAAGGCTGACTATGTTTTATCAAGTAGAAGGTATCTATCTGAAGCACAAAGAAAGAAAGTAATTGCGCTTATCCAAGAAATCAAACCTGAAATCGCTGTTTTTGTATCAATCATGCGGAAGTGCAATGTTCAAAGCTCAGGTCCATACTTG GTTATATCTAAGGAATATGCATTGGCACATTTTCCACATGAAACCACATATCTCACACTTCAGAGGCCAGGCAAAAGCAAGAAGTGGCACCCCAGATTCTACATAAGAAATGACAGAAGAGTGTACATGCTTAGAGGGCAGTGGTTAGACTTTGTGCGTGACAATCATGTGCAGGAAGGGGATATATGCCTCCTCCTACCAGCAAAGACTGGGAGAAAATTCACGTTGACGGTCTATCTACTTCGTGCAACAGAAACTCATTCCAGTGGTGGAAGTGGAACTGGTTTACAAAGGTTTGGCCCATGCCATGGTAAATCAATTAAGGAGCTGGCTTCCCCAGTTCATATTAAGGAGGAGTCGATAGATG GAGAACATGTTTCCTCGGAGAGTAGCATGAAAGAAATTTCTGACGGATCCCTGAACAGCAATGACTCTGGAGGTCCTTGTGACCCTCCCTACATTGTACCAGGCAAGAGCTGTCTATCTCGATCTCAAAAGAAGATCGTTGAAACGAAAGTGCGATCCATCCAATCTGAAGTTCCCATTTACATAGTAATCATGAAGAGCTCCAGCGTTGTTGTCTCTAAGCAGATGCTA GAATTTGGTGCACACTATGCTGCTGCATATCTTCCGGCTAGAGAGCAAACCATGGTGCTCCAGTGCAACGGGAAGACGTGGAATACCGATATGGTGATTCGTAATGGCAGCAGGTTGTTTCTGCGTGGAGGTTGGCCCAAATTTGTTTGTGACAACGGTCTGCGAGTTGGTGACATCTGTCTGTTCGAACTGAAGAAGAACGAGAGCAAGCTTACCATGGAGGTCCATGTTATCTCCAGGGAGGAGTTTTAG
- the LOC120650350 gene encoding B3 domain-containing protein Os03g0619600-like isoform X1 produces MARNGASRMKKPCDCCKRYLDHLDGKNQSMSCFLRHMTANFKHSMVMPNRFLKKFAIKLSGTIKLVSPNGSVYDVEVTKRFNKVVLRHGWGDFVDAHYIEENNFLLFRHVENSTFEVLILDSDGCEKVFSCAGIKNTRSVQDKIVDSVYISRSSFHDTTESSASERLVRSEKGGSSHREKPAKIVATSSSSESSGEDSLSEYESFWSDDLQTNPGPDYVLSRGSYLSGAQEERVMALLQEIQPESTVYIAVMRKCHIVKPGPYLAIPKAYAAHFLHDRTNVTLQRPGKSKKWHPRFYQRKDKRMYMLRGQWLDFVRDNHVQVEDICILVPAEVGRRFMFTVYLLRATATHSRGGTSFQRVGPFHGRSSTKMASTVHTKEESSDDNVSSQSDMDEASHKYLKSNSGGPSEAPYIVSSKSCLSRSQKKIVEEKVRAIQSEVPIYVAIMKKMNADVTYRYHIMELGIRFAAPHLPHRGQTVLLQCMKKVWETKMVVRSGTRRWFLMGGWATFVRDNGLRVGDICLFELKKKGELTMKVHIISREQF; encoded by the exons ATGGCTAGAAATGGTGCTTCCCGAATGAAGAAACCTTGTGATTGTTGCAAAAGATACTTGGACCATTTAGATGGAAAGAATCAAAGTATGAGCTGCTTCCTTAGGCATATGACTGCCAATTTTAAGCATAGCATG GTCATGCCGAACAGATTTCTGAAGAAATTCGCTATAAAATTATCAGGAACCATCAAGTTAGTGTCCCCTAATGGTAGTGTATATGATGTTGAAGTTACAAAGCGCTTTAATAAGGTAGTGCTCCGACATGGATGGGGGGATTTTGTTGATGCCCATTACATAGAAGAGAACAACTTCTTGCTGTTCCGACACGTTGAGAACTCAACTTTTGAGGTTCTGATCCTCGATTCTGATGGCTGTGAGAAAGTGTTTTCTTGTGCTGGCATTAAAAACACTCGAAGTGTTCAAGATAAAATAGTAGATTCTGTTTATATTTCAAGAAGCTCTTTTCATGACACCACGGAATCATCAGCTAGTGAAAGACTTGTTAGATCCGAGAAGGGTGGCTCCAGTCATCGTGAAAAACCTGCAAAGATTGTTGCAACATCCTCATCGTCCGAGAGCTCAG GGGAAGACAGTTTATCTGAATATGAATCTTTTTGGTCGGATGATCTTCAGACCAACCCAGGGCCTGATTATGTTTTATCCCGTGGAAGTTATCTTTCTGGAGCACAAGAGGAGAGAGTAATGGCACTTCTACAGGAAATTCAACCTGAAAGTACTGTTTACATAGCAGTCATGAGGAAGTGCCATATCGTGAAACCGGGTCCTTATCTG GCAATTCCTAAGGCATATGCAGCACATTTCCTGCATGATAGAACAAATGTTACACTTCAGAGGCCAGgcaagagcaagaagtggcACCCAAGATTCTACCAAAGGAAAGATAAACGTATGTACATGCTCAGAGGACAGTGGTTAGACTTTGTCCGTGACAATCATGTGCAGGTGGAAGATATCTGCATCCTTGTACCAGCGGAGGTTGGGAGAAGATTCATGTTTACAGTCTATCTACTTCGTGCAACAGCAACTCATTCCAGGGGTGGAACTTCTTTTCAAAGGGTTGGGCCATTCCATGGTAGATCAAGCACAAAGATGGCTTCAACTGTTCATACTAAGGAGGAATCAAGCGATG ATAATGTTTCCTCGCAAAGTGACATGGATGAAGCTTCTCACAAATATCTCAAGAGCAACTCTGGTGGTCCTTCTGAGGCTCCCTACATTGTATCATCCAAGAGCTGTCTATCTCGATCCCAAAAGAAGATTGTTGAAGAGAAAGTGCGAGCCATTCAATCTGAAGTCCCCATTTATGTGGCAATCATGAAGAAGATGAATGCTGATGTCACTTATCGTTACCACATTATG GAATTAGGAATAAGATTTGCGGCACCCCATCTTCCACACAGAGGGCAAACTGTGCTGCTCCAGTGCATGAAGAAGGTATGGGAGACCAAAATGGTGGTCCGTAGTGGAACGAGAAGGTGGTTCCTAATGGGAGGTTGGGCCACTTTTGTTCGTGACAATGGTCTGCGAGTCGGAGATATCTGTTTGTTTGAACTCAAGAAGAAAGGGGAACTTACCATGAAggtccatatcatctccagggagcAGTTCTAG
- the LOC120650350 gene encoding B3 domain-containing protein Os03g0619600-like isoform X2, protein MHISVVMARNGASRMKKPCDCCKRYLDHLDGKNQSMSCFLRHMTANFKHSMVMPNRFLKKFAIKLSGTIKLVSPNGSVYDVEVTKRFNKVVLRHGWGDFVDAHYIEENNFLLFRHVENSTFEVLILDSDGCEKVFSCAGIKNTRSVQDKIVDSVYISRSSFHDTTESSASERLVRSEKGGSSHREKPAKIVATSSSSESSGEDSLSEYESFWSDDLQTNPGPDYVLSRGSYLSGAQEERVMALLQEIQPESTVYIAVMRKCHIVKPGPYLAIPKAYAAHFLHDRTNVTLQRPGKSKKWHPRFYQRKDKRMYMLRGQWLDFVRDNHVQVEDICILVPAEVGRRFMFTVYLLRATATHSRGGTSFQRVGPFHGRSSTKMASTVHTKEESSDDNVSSQSDMDEASHKYLKSNSGGPSEAPYIVSSKSCLSRSQKKIVEEKVRAIQSEVPIYVAIMKKMNADVTYRYHIMELGIRFAAPHLPHRGQTVLLQCMKKVWETKMVVRSGTRRWFLMGGWATFVRDNGLRVGDICLFELKKKGELTMKVHIISREQF, encoded by the exons ATGCATATTTCAGTTGTCATGGCTAGAAATGGTGCTTCCCGAATGAAGAAACCTTGTGATTGTTGCAAAAGATACTTGGACCATTTAGATGGAAAGAATCAAAGTATGAGCTGCTTCCTTAGGCATATGACTGCCAATTTTAAGCATAGCATG GTCATGCCGAACAGATTTCTGAAGAAATTCGCTATAAAATTATCAGGAACCATCAAGTTAGTGTCCCCTAATGGTAGTGTATATGATGTTGAAGTTACAAAGCGCTTTAATAAGGTAGTGCTCCGACATGGATGGGGGGATTTTGTTGATGCCCATTACATAGAAGAGAACAACTTCTTGCTGTTCCGACACGTTGAGAACTCAACTTTTGAGGTTCTGATCCTCGATTCTGATGGCTGTGAGAAAGTGTTTTCTTGTGCTGGCATTAAAAACACTCGAAGTGTTCAAGATAAAATAGTAGATTCTGTTTATATTTCAAGAAGCTCTTTTCATGACACCACGGAATCATCAGCTAGTGAAAGACTTGTTAGATCCGAGAAGGGTGGCTCCAGTCATCGTGAAAAACCTGCAAAGATTGTTGCAACATCCTCATCGTCCGAGAGCTCAG GGGAAGACAGTTTATCTGAATATGAATCTTTTTGGTCGGATGATCTTCAGACCAACCCAGGGCCTGATTATGTTTTATCCCGTGGAAGTTATCTTTCTGGAGCACAAGAGGAGAGAGTAATGGCACTTCTACAGGAAATTCAACCTGAAAGTACTGTTTACATAGCAGTCATGAGGAAGTGCCATATCGTGAAACCGGGTCCTTATCTG GCAATTCCTAAGGCATATGCAGCACATTTCCTGCATGATAGAACAAATGTTACACTTCAGAGGCCAGgcaagagcaagaagtggcACCCAAGATTCTACCAAAGGAAAGATAAACGTATGTACATGCTCAGAGGACAGTGGTTAGACTTTGTCCGTGACAATCATGTGCAGGTGGAAGATATCTGCATCCTTGTACCAGCGGAGGTTGGGAGAAGATTCATGTTTACAGTCTATCTACTTCGTGCAACAGCAACTCATTCCAGGGGTGGAACTTCTTTTCAAAGGGTTGGGCCATTCCATGGTAGATCAAGCACAAAGATGGCTTCAACTGTTCATACTAAGGAGGAATCAAGCGATG ATAATGTTTCCTCGCAAAGTGACATGGATGAAGCTTCTCACAAATATCTCAAGAGCAACTCTGGTGGTCCTTCTGAGGCTCCCTACATTGTATCATCCAAGAGCTGTCTATCTCGATCCCAAAAGAAGATTGTTGAAGAGAAAGTGCGAGCCATTCAATCTGAAGTCCCCATTTATGTGGCAATCATGAAGAAGATGAATGCTGATGTCACTTATCGTTACCACATTATG GAATTAGGAATAAGATTTGCGGCACCCCATCTTCCACACAGAGGGCAAACTGTGCTGCTCCAGTGCATGAAGAAGGTATGGGAGACCAAAATGGTGGTCCGTAGTGGAACGAGAAGGTGGTTCCTAATGGGAGGTTGGGCCACTTTTGTTCGTGACAATGGTCTGCGAGTCGGAGATATCTGTTTGTTTGAACTCAAGAAGAAAGGGGAACTTACCATGAAggtccatatcatctccagggagcAGTTCTAG
- the LOC120647751 gene encoding uncharacterized protein LOC120647751 translates to MPLRLRASVAGRSPELPASPAPRRRWRRRPRPQPCLRRAGTGNELLLEVTWSQAPDGPALSAAVHEAAAAPRHRAAAAPRHLHKKKGSGTFTAGSCVVGVFWDYAAARYAAGGAGPEPASGFYVAVVADAEFVLLLGDLSRGYVERLHGGIPIAGSRMARRRERFVGCGCWSTRARFLEAGAEHEIGVVVLDGDAEAWVTVDGRKVVQLRRLRWRGGGGAGKEQRGKRRKKKNAAEGSGRRGGIDSVGYG, encoded by the coding sequence ATGCCCCTCCGCCTCCGGGCTTCTGTCGCCGGGCGCTCGCCGGAGCTGCCGGCTTCTCCAGCTCCTCGCCGGCGCtggcgtcgtcgtcctcgtccacaGCCTTGTCTCCGACGCGCCGGGACTGGCAATGAGCTGCTCCTCGAGGTCACGTGGTCGCAGGCGCCCGACGGGCCcgcgctctccgccgccgtccacgaggccgccgccgccccgcgccaccgcgccgccgccgcgccgcgccacctGCACAAGAAGAAGGGGAGCGGGACGTTCACGGCGGGGAGCTGCGTGGTGGGCGTCTTCTGGGACTACGCCGCGGCGCGgtacgccgccggcggggccggGCCCGAGCCGGCCTCCGGGTTCTACGTCGCCGTCGTGGCGGACGCAGAGTTCGTGCTCCTGCTGGGCGACCTGAGCCGCGGGTACGTCGAGCGGCTGCACGGCGGGATACCGATCGCGGGCTCCCGGATGGCGCGGCGCCGGGAGCGGttcgtcgggtgcggctgctgGTCCACGAGAGCCCGGTTCCTGGAGGCCGGCGCGGAGCACGAGATCGGCGTCGTGGTGCTGGACGGCGACGCTGAGGCCTGGGTCACCGTGGACGGCCGCAAGGTGGTGCAGCTCCGCCGGCTGcggtggagggggggggggggagcaggGAAGGAGCAGCGCggcaagaggaggaagaagaagaatgcgGCAGAAGGAAGTGGGAGGAGAGGGGGGATCGATTCGGTCGGATATGGTTAG